The Trichosurus vulpecula isolate mTriVul1 chromosome 4, mTriVul1.pri, whole genome shotgun sequence genome contains a region encoding:
- the ELOVL1 gene encoding elongation of very long chain fatty acids protein 1 produces the protein MESLMNLYHEVMKRADPRLQGYPLMDTPLLMTSILLAYVYFVLSLGPRLMANRKPFQLRRFMVIYNFSLVALSLYIVYEFLMSGWLSTYTWRCDPVDFSQKPEAIRMVRVAWLFLISKFIELMDTVIFILRKKDGQVTFLHVFHHSVLPWSWWWGVRVAPGGMGSFHAMVNSCVHVIMYLYYGLSALGPAAQPYLWWKKHMTAIQLIQFVLVSLHISQYYFLPSCDYQYPVIIHLIWMYGTIFFVLFSNFWYQSYTKGKRLPKAAQQNGVPKVKAN, from the exons ATGGAGTCCTTAATGAACTTGTATCATGAGGTGATGAAAAGAGCAG ATCCCCGGCTCCAGGGCTACCCCTTGATGGACACCCCGCTGCTCATGACTTCCATCCTCCTCGCCTATGTCTATTTTGTGCTGTCCTTGGGGCCCCGGCTCATGGCCAATAGGAAACCATTCCAGCTTCGCCGCTTCATGGTCATATACAACTTCTCCCTGGTGGCCCTCTCCCTCTACATAGTATATGAG TTCCTGATGTCTGGCTGGCTGAGCACCTACACATGGCgttgtgaccctgtggactttTCCCAGAAGCCTGAGGCCATTCGG ATGGTTCGTGTGGCTTGGCTCTTTCTCATCTCAAAATTCATCGAGTTGATGGACACG gtAATCTTTATTCTTCGAAAGAAGGACGGTCAGGTGACTTTCTTGCATGTCTTCCATCACTCTGTGCTGCCCTGGAGCTGGTGGTGGGGCGTTAGGGTGGCCCCAG GAGGAATGGGCTCCTTCCATGCCATGGTCAACTCCTGTGTCCATGTGATCATGTACCTGTATTATGGGCTGTCTGCTCTAGGCCCAGCAGCCCAGCCCTATCTCTGGTGGAAGAAGCACATGACAGCCATCCAGCTG ATCCAGTTCGTGCTGGTCTCATTGCACATCTCTCAGTATTATTTCCTGCCCAGCTGTGACTACCAGTACCCTGTGATCATCCACCTCATCTGGATGTATGGCACCATCTTCTTTGTGCTCTTCTCCAACTTCTGGTATCAGTCCTATACCAAGGGCAAACGGCTGCCAAAGGCTGCCCAGCAGAATGGGGTGCCCAAAGTCAAGGCGAACTGA
- the CDC20 gene encoding cell division cycle protein 20 homolog isoform X1, protein MCWGGRLRRSSTMAQFVFENDLHSLLQLDTSIANAPPARWQRKAKETPGPPPSPMRTANRSHSSGRTPGRTPGKSGSKTQSTPSKAGGDRYIPHRSTSQMEVASFLLSKENQPANHTPTRKEQQKAWSLNLNGFDVEEAKILRLSGKPQNAPEGYQNSLRVLYSQKATPGSSRKKTCRYIPSLPDRILDAPEIRNDYYLNLMDWSCGNVLAVALDTSVYLWNAGSGEILQLLQTERPGDYVSSVAWIKEGNYLAVGTSSAEVQLWDVQQQKRLRNMSSHTARVGALAWNSYILSSGSRSGHVHHHDVRVAEHHVATLSGHSQEVCGLRWAPDGRYLASGGNDNLVNVWPSAPTDGGWGPLQTFTQHVGAVKAVAWCPWQSNVLATGGGTSDRHIRIWNVCSGACLSAVDAQSQVCAILWSPHYKELISGHGFAQNQLVIWKYPSMAKVAELKSHTARVLSLTMSPDGSTVASAAADETLRLWRCFELDPAQRREREKASAAKSSLIHQGIR, encoded by the exons ATGTGTTGGGGAGGCAGACTGAGGAG GTCCAGTACCATGGCACAGTTTGTATTTGAGAACGACCTGCACTCCCTGCTCCAGCTGGACACGTCTATTGCCAATGCACCTCCTGCTCGATGGCAGCGCAAAGCCAAGGAAACCCCTGGGCCCCCCCCTTCCCCAATGCGCACAGCCAACCGATCGCACAGCTCTGGGAGAACGCCAGGCCGGACTCCTG GCAAATCTGGTTCCAAGACACAAAGCACCCCTAGTAAGGCAGGTGGGGATCGCTACATCCCCCATCGAAGCACATCCCAGATGGAGGTGGCCAGCTTCCTGCTGAGCAAGGAGAATCAGCCAGCCAACCACACACCCACCAGGAAG GAGCAGCAGAAAGCCTGGTCCTTGAATCTAAATGGTTTTGATGTGGAAGAAGCCAAGATCCTCCGGCTCAGTGGGAAGCCCCAGAATGCCCCTGAGGGCTATCAAAATAGCCTTCGGGTACTGTACAGTCAGAAGGCCACCCCGGGTTCCAGTCGGAAGAAGACCTGCCGCTATATCCCCTCCCTTCCTGACCGCATCCTAGACGCCCCTGAGATTCGAAATGACTACT aCCTGAACCTCATGGATTGGAGCTGTGGCAACGTGCTGGCTGTGGCTCTAGACACGTCTGTGTACCTGTGGAACGCAGGCTCGGGGGAAATCCTGCAGCTGCTGCAGACAGAGAGGCCAGGGGACTACGTGTCCTCTGTGGCCTGGATCAAGGAGGGAAACTACCTGGCCGTGGGCACCAGCAGTGCAGAGGTTCAG cTTTGGGATGTCCAGCAGCAGAAACGGCTTAGAAACATGAGCAGCCACACAGCACGCGTGGGTGCCCTGGCCTGGAACAGCTACATCCTCTCCAG TGGGTCTCGGTCTGGCCACGTCCATCACCATGATGTCCGAGTGGCTGAACACCACGTAGCTACACTGAGTggacacagccaggaagtgtgtGGCCTACGCTGGGCCCCAGACGGCCGATACCTGGCCAGTGGCGGCAATGACAACTTAGTGAATGTGTGGCCCAGTGCCCCGACTGACGGGGGCTGGGGTCCCCTGCAGACCTTCACTCAGCATGTTGGCGCAGTCAAG GCTGTGGCCTGGTGTCCATGGCAATCCAACGTGCTGGCCACTGGAGGTGGCACCAGCGACCGGCACATCCGGATCTGGAATGTTTGCTCAGGAGCATGTCTCAGTGCCGTGGATGCCCAGTCCCAGGTGTGTGCCATCCTCTGGTCCCCCCACTATAAAGAACTCATCTCTGGCCATGGCTTTGCCCAGAACCAGCTGGTCATCTGGAAGTACCCAAGCATGGCCAAGGTAGCCGAGCTCAAAAGTCACACGGCCCGAGTCCTGAGCCTGACCATGAGCCCTGATGGCAGCACCGTGGCCTCGGCCGCTGCCGATGAAACCCTCCGCCTATGGCGCTGCTTCGAGCTGGACCCTGCGCAGCGGCGCGAGCGCGAGAAGGCCAGTGCAGCCAAGAGCAGCCTCATCCACCAGGGCATCCGCTGA
- the CDC20 gene encoding cell division cycle protein 20 homolog isoform X2, whose protein sequence is MAQFVFENDLHSLLQLDTSIANAPPARWQRKAKETPGPPPSPMRTANRSHSSGRTPGRTPGKSGSKTQSTPSKAGGDRYIPHRSTSQMEVASFLLSKENQPANHTPTRKEQQKAWSLNLNGFDVEEAKILRLSGKPQNAPEGYQNSLRVLYSQKATPGSSRKKTCRYIPSLPDRILDAPEIRNDYYLNLMDWSCGNVLAVALDTSVYLWNAGSGEILQLLQTERPGDYVSSVAWIKEGNYLAVGTSSAEVQLWDVQQQKRLRNMSSHTARVGALAWNSYILSSGSRSGHVHHHDVRVAEHHVATLSGHSQEVCGLRWAPDGRYLASGGNDNLVNVWPSAPTDGGWGPLQTFTQHVGAVKAVAWCPWQSNVLATGGGTSDRHIRIWNVCSGACLSAVDAQSQVCAILWSPHYKELISGHGFAQNQLVIWKYPSMAKVAELKSHTARVLSLTMSPDGSTVASAAADETLRLWRCFELDPAQRREREKASAAKSSLIHQGIR, encoded by the exons ATGGCACAGTTTGTATTTGAGAACGACCTGCACTCCCTGCTCCAGCTGGACACGTCTATTGCCAATGCACCTCCTGCTCGATGGCAGCGCAAAGCCAAGGAAACCCCTGGGCCCCCCCCTTCCCCAATGCGCACAGCCAACCGATCGCACAGCTCTGGGAGAACGCCAGGCCGGACTCCTG GCAAATCTGGTTCCAAGACACAAAGCACCCCTAGTAAGGCAGGTGGGGATCGCTACATCCCCCATCGAAGCACATCCCAGATGGAGGTGGCCAGCTTCCTGCTGAGCAAGGAGAATCAGCCAGCCAACCACACACCCACCAGGAAG GAGCAGCAGAAAGCCTGGTCCTTGAATCTAAATGGTTTTGATGTGGAAGAAGCCAAGATCCTCCGGCTCAGTGGGAAGCCCCAGAATGCCCCTGAGGGCTATCAAAATAGCCTTCGGGTACTGTACAGTCAGAAGGCCACCCCGGGTTCCAGTCGGAAGAAGACCTGCCGCTATATCCCCTCCCTTCCTGACCGCATCCTAGACGCCCCTGAGATTCGAAATGACTACT aCCTGAACCTCATGGATTGGAGCTGTGGCAACGTGCTGGCTGTGGCTCTAGACACGTCTGTGTACCTGTGGAACGCAGGCTCGGGGGAAATCCTGCAGCTGCTGCAGACAGAGAGGCCAGGGGACTACGTGTCCTCTGTGGCCTGGATCAAGGAGGGAAACTACCTGGCCGTGGGCACCAGCAGTGCAGAGGTTCAG cTTTGGGATGTCCAGCAGCAGAAACGGCTTAGAAACATGAGCAGCCACACAGCACGCGTGGGTGCCCTGGCCTGGAACAGCTACATCCTCTCCAG TGGGTCTCGGTCTGGCCACGTCCATCACCATGATGTCCGAGTGGCTGAACACCACGTAGCTACACTGAGTggacacagccaggaagtgtgtGGCCTACGCTGGGCCCCAGACGGCCGATACCTGGCCAGTGGCGGCAATGACAACTTAGTGAATGTGTGGCCCAGTGCCCCGACTGACGGGGGCTGGGGTCCCCTGCAGACCTTCACTCAGCATGTTGGCGCAGTCAAG GCTGTGGCCTGGTGTCCATGGCAATCCAACGTGCTGGCCACTGGAGGTGGCACCAGCGACCGGCACATCCGGATCTGGAATGTTTGCTCAGGAGCATGTCTCAGTGCCGTGGATGCCCAGTCCCAGGTGTGTGCCATCCTCTGGTCCCCCCACTATAAAGAACTCATCTCTGGCCATGGCTTTGCCCAGAACCAGCTGGTCATCTGGAAGTACCCAAGCATGGCCAAGGTAGCCGAGCTCAAAAGTCACACGGCCCGAGTCCTGAGCCTGACCATGAGCCCTGATGGCAGCACCGTGGCCTCGGCCGCTGCCGATGAAACCCTCCGCCTATGGCGCTGCTTCGAGCTGGACCCTGCGCAGCGGCGCGAGCGCGAGAAGGCCAGTGCAGCCAAGAGCAGCCTCATCCACCAGGGCATCCGCTGA